Proteins encoded in a region of the Hippopotamus amphibius kiboko isolate mHipAmp2 chromosome 11, mHipAmp2.hap2, whole genome shotgun sequence genome:
- the SEH1L gene encoding nucleoporin SEH1 isoform X1: MFVARSIAADHKDLIHDVSFDFHGRRMATCSSDQSVKVWDKSESGDWHCTASWKTHSGSVWRVTWAHPEFGQVLASCSFDRTAAVWEEIVGESNDKLRGQSHWVKRTTLVDSRTSVTDVKFAPKHMGLMLATCSADGIVRIYEAPDVMNLSQWSLQHEISCKLSCSCISWNPSSSRAHAPMIAVGSDDSSPNAMAKVQIFEYNENTRKYAKAETLLTVTDPVHDIAFAPNLGRSFHILAIATKDVRIFTLKPVRKELTSSGGSTKFEIHVVAQFDNHNSQVWRVSWNITGTVLASSGDDGCVRLWKANYMDNWKCTGILKGNGSPVNGSSQQGNSNPSLGSNIPNLQNSLNGSSAGRYFFPPLDSPRAGSRWSSYAQLLPPPPPPLVEHSCDADTASLQYPHPRRRSLSRPLNPLPENEGV, from the exons ATGTTTGTGGCGCGCAGCATCGCGGCGGACCACAAGGATCTCATCCACGATGTGTCTTTCGACTTCCACGGGCGGCGGATGGCCACCTGCTCCAGCGACCAGAGCGTCAAG GTCTGGGATAAAAGTGAAAGTGGGGATTGGCATTGCACTGCTAGCTGGAAG ACACACAGTGGATCTGTGTGGCGAGTGACATGGGCCCATCCTGAATTTGGACAGGTTTTGGCTTCCTGTTCTTTTGACCGAACAGCTGCTGTCTGGGAAGAAATAGTAGGAGAATCAAATGATAAACTGCGTGGACAGAGCCATTGG gtcaAGAGGACAACGCTAGTAGACAGCAGAACATCTGTTACTGACGTGAAATTTGCTCCTAAGCATATGGGTCTTATGTTAGCAACCTGTTCAGCAGATGGTATAGTCAGAATCTACGAGGCACCAGACGTCATGAATCTCAGCCAGTGGTCTCTGCAGCATGAGATCTCATGCAAGCTAAGCTGTAGTTGTATTTCTTGGAACCCTTCAAG CTCTCGTGCTCATGCCCCTATGATTGCTGTAGGAAGTGATGACAGTAGTCCAAATGCAATGGCCAAGGTTCAGATTTTCGAATATAATGAAAACACCAG GAAATATGCGAAAGCTGAAACCCTCCTGACGGTCACAGATCCTGTTCACGATATCGCCTTTGCTCCAAACTTGGGACGGTCTTTCCACATTCTTGCCATAGCAACCAAAGACGtgagaatttttacattaaaGCCTGTGAG GAAAGAACTTACTTCCTCTGGTGGGTCAACAAAATTTGAAATCCATGTAGTGGCTCAGTTTGATAATCATAATTCTCAGGTCTGGCGAGTAAGTTGGAATATAACAGGAACAGTGCTGGCATCTTCAGGAGATGATGGCTGTGTCAGGTTGTGGAAAG CTAATTATATGGACAATTGGAAGTGCACTGGTATTCTGAAAGGTAATGGGAGCCCTGTCAATGGGAGTTCTCAGCAGGGAAACTCAAATCCTTCCCTAGGTTCAAATATTCCAAATCTTCAGAATTCATTAAATGGATCTTCTGCTGGCAG GTATTTCTTTCCCCCTCTGGACTCCCCACGGGCTGGATCGAGATGGTCCAGTTATGCccagctccttcctcctcctcctcctcctctggtaGAGCACTCTTGCGATGCTGACACTGCCAGCCTCCAGTATCCTCACCCTCGCAGACGATCTCTCTCTCggcctcttaatcccttacctgAGAATGAAGGGGTTTAA
- the SEH1L gene encoding nucleoporin SEH1 isoform X2, with the protein MFVARSIAADHKDLIHDVSFDFHGRRMATCSSDQSVKVWDKSESGDWHCTASWKTHSGSVWRVTWAHPEFGQVLASCSFDRTAAVWEEIVGESNDKLRGQSHWVKRTTLVDSRTSVTDVKFAPKHMGLMLATCSADGIVRIYEAPDVMNLSQWSLQHEISCKLSCSCISWNPSSSRAHAPMIAVGSDDSSPNAMAKVQIFEYNENTRKYAKAETLLTVTDPVHDIAFAPNLGRSFHILAIATKDVRIFTLKPVRKELTSSGGSTKFEIHVVAQFDNHNSQVWRVSWNITGTVLASSGDDGCVRLWKANYMDNWKCTGILKGNGSPVNGSSQQGNSNPSLGSNIPNLQNSLNGSSAGRKHS; encoded by the exons ATGTTTGTGGCGCGCAGCATCGCGGCGGACCACAAGGATCTCATCCACGATGTGTCTTTCGACTTCCACGGGCGGCGGATGGCCACCTGCTCCAGCGACCAGAGCGTCAAG GTCTGGGATAAAAGTGAAAGTGGGGATTGGCATTGCACTGCTAGCTGGAAG ACACACAGTGGATCTGTGTGGCGAGTGACATGGGCCCATCCTGAATTTGGACAGGTTTTGGCTTCCTGTTCTTTTGACCGAACAGCTGCTGTCTGGGAAGAAATAGTAGGAGAATCAAATGATAAACTGCGTGGACAGAGCCATTGG gtcaAGAGGACAACGCTAGTAGACAGCAGAACATCTGTTACTGACGTGAAATTTGCTCCTAAGCATATGGGTCTTATGTTAGCAACCTGTTCAGCAGATGGTATAGTCAGAATCTACGAGGCACCAGACGTCATGAATCTCAGCCAGTGGTCTCTGCAGCATGAGATCTCATGCAAGCTAAGCTGTAGTTGTATTTCTTGGAACCCTTCAAG CTCTCGTGCTCATGCCCCTATGATTGCTGTAGGAAGTGATGACAGTAGTCCAAATGCAATGGCCAAGGTTCAGATTTTCGAATATAATGAAAACACCAG GAAATATGCGAAAGCTGAAACCCTCCTGACGGTCACAGATCCTGTTCACGATATCGCCTTTGCTCCAAACTTGGGACGGTCTTTCCACATTCTTGCCATAGCAACCAAAGACGtgagaatttttacattaaaGCCTGTGAG GAAAGAACTTACTTCCTCTGGTGGGTCAACAAAATTTGAAATCCATGTAGTGGCTCAGTTTGATAATCATAATTCTCAGGTCTGGCGAGTAAGTTGGAATATAACAGGAACAGTGCTGGCATCTTCAGGAGATGATGGCTGTGTCAGGTTGTGGAAAG CTAATTATATGGACAATTGGAAGTGCACTGGTATTCTGAAAGGTAATGGGAGCCCTGTCAATGGGAGTTCTCAGCAGGGAAACTCAAATCCTTCCCTAGGTTCAAATATTCCAAATCTTCAGAATTCATTAAATGGATCTTCTGCTGGCAG AAAGCACAGCTGA